The Hyperolius riggenbachi isolate aHypRig1 chromosome 3, aHypRig1.pri, whole genome shotgun sequence genome window below encodes:
- the ANGPTL6 gene encoding angiopoietin-related protein 6 isoform X2: MTPFFNDINLKKIFYSFFWITFLPHLCHLQLVYEHSENNGGNRPKCTYTFVVPQQKITGALCISTGKFPEAFGVNRSEVEELKQELSRQQIDIEMLKKMVDVDHDVANEMDHLRKESRNMGSRLSHLHTQFLHEVLQRKNDSSNVFQGESRGVNATTEVLKLASKYKDLQEKYNFLASLVNNQSIIIARLEEQCLPSGAHRQADQALPHTPSSGGAPATDVKRKHNRDIHGEEKDLTTAGKEIPQIQSDTVTKTTSSAPGVTEPEATKSIGPWLDCYDAFMGEQKRNGVYLLKPRNSNQIMQAWCEQEVNGGGWTVIQRRQDGSINFFTTWHNYKNGFGNLDSEYWLGLENIFWLTNQDSYRLLILMEDWQGRQVSAEYDHFRVEPESDFYRLRLGQYRGTAGDSLSWHNDKQFSTHDKDRDSYSGNCANFQKGGWWYNMCAHSNLNGMWYRGGHYRSRYQDGVYWAEFRGGAYSLKKVTMMIKPSK; this comes from the exons ATGACACCTTTTTTTAACGACATTAACCTCAAGAAGATTTTCTATTCCTTTTTCTGGATAACCTTTCTGCCACACCTTTGCCACCTTCAACTGGTATATGAACATTCTGAGAATAATGGTGGAAATCGACCCAAATGCACATACACCTTTGTTGTTCCACAGCAGAAGATCACTGGGGCTCTGTGCATCAGCACTGGAAAGTTCCCAGAAGCCTTTGGAGTAAACAGAAGTGAAGTGGAGGAGCTAAAACAAGAGTTGAGCCGTCAACAGATCGACATAGAAATGCTTAAAAAAATGGTAGATGTTGACCACGATGTGGCCAATGAAATGGACCATCTCCGCAAAGAGAGCAGGAACATGGGATCCCGTCTCAGCCACCTCCACACCCAGTTCCTCCATGAAGTTCTCCAAAGGAAGAATGACTCATCCAACGTCTTTCAGGGAGAAAGCAGAGGAGTCAATGCCACCACTGAAGTTCTGAAGCTGGCTTCCAAGTACAAAGACCTTCAGGAAAAGTATAACTTTCTAGCTTCATTAGTCAACAATCAGAGCATTATCATTGCACGCTTAGAAGAGCAGTGTCTACCAAGTGGGGCTCATCGACAAGCTGATCAG GCTTTACCCCATACACCATCGTCTGGTGGTGCTCCTGCTACTGATGTAAAGAGGAAACACAACCGTGACATTCATGGAGAAGAAAAAGATCTCACGACTGCTGGGAAAGAAATTCCTCAGATACAATCAGATACAGTTACCAAGACAACATCCAGTGCACCTGGTGTTACGGAACCAGAAGCCACCAAATCAATAG GGCCATGGCTGGACTGTTATGATGCTTTCATGGGAGAACAGAAGAGGAATGGTGTCTATCTCTTGAAACCGCGGAACAGCAACCAGATCATGCAAGCTTGGTGTGAGCAAGAGGTCAATGGAGGAGGCTGGACCGTCATACAAAGACGGCAAGATGGATCAATCAATTTCTTTACTACCTGGCATAATTACAAG AATGGATTTGGTAACTTGGACAGTGAATACTGGCTGGGTCTTGAGAACATTTTTTGGTTGACAAACCAGGATAGCTACAGACTCCTCATTCTCATGGAGGACTGGCAGGGCCGTCAGGTCAGTGCTGAATATGACCACTTCCGTGTGGAGCCAGAGAGCGATTTCTACAGGCTGAGGTTGGGTCAGTATCGGGGGACTGCTGGAGATTCCCTCTCCTGGCACAATGATAAGCAGTTCAGCACCCATGACAAAGACAGAGACTCGTACTCAG GTAACTGCGCCAATTTCCAGAAAGGAGGGTGGTGGTACAACATGTGCGCCCATTCTAACCTCAACGGCATGTGGTACCGCGGGGGCCACTACCGGAGCCGCTACCAGGATGGAGTATATTGGGCAGAGTTCCGTGGTGGAGCCTATTCTCTAAAGAAGGTCACCATGATGATAAAGCCCAGCAAATAA
- the ANGPTL6 gene encoding angiopoietin-related protein 6 isoform X1 → MMTPFFNDINLKKIFYSFFWITFLPHLCHLQLVYEHSENNGGNRPKCTYTFVVPQQKITGALCISTGKFPEAFGVNRSEVEELKQELSRQQIDIEMLKKMVDVDHDVANEMDHLRKESRNMGSRLSHLHTQFLHEVLQRKNDSSNVFQGESRGVNATTEVLKLASKYKDLQEKYNFLASLVNNQSIIIARLEEQCLPSGAHRQADQALPHTPSSGGAPATDVKRKHNRDIHGEEKDLTTAGKEIPQIQSDTVTKTTSSAPGVTEPEATKSIGPWLDCYDAFMGEQKRNGVYLLKPRNSNQIMQAWCEQEVNGGGWTVIQRRQDGSINFFTTWHNYKNGFGNLDSEYWLGLENIFWLTNQDSYRLLILMEDWQGRQVSAEYDHFRVEPESDFYRLRLGQYRGTAGDSLSWHNDKQFSTHDKDRDSYSGNCANFQKGGWWYNMCAHSNLNGMWYRGGHYRSRYQDGVYWAEFRGGAYSLKKVTMMIKPSK, encoded by the exons TGATGACACCTTTTTTTAACGACATTAACCTCAAGAAGATTTTCTATTCCTTTTTCTGGATAACCTTTCTGCCACACCTTTGCCACCTTCAACTGGTATATGAACATTCTGAGAATAATGGTGGAAATCGACCCAAATGCACATACACCTTTGTTGTTCCACAGCAGAAGATCACTGGGGCTCTGTGCATCAGCACTGGAAAGTTCCCAGAAGCCTTTGGAGTAAACAGAAGTGAAGTGGAGGAGCTAAAACAAGAGTTGAGCCGTCAACAGATCGACATAGAAATGCTTAAAAAAATGGTAGATGTTGACCACGATGTGGCCAATGAAATGGACCATCTCCGCAAAGAGAGCAGGAACATGGGATCCCGTCTCAGCCACCTCCACACCCAGTTCCTCCATGAAGTTCTCCAAAGGAAGAATGACTCATCCAACGTCTTTCAGGGAGAAAGCAGAGGAGTCAATGCCACCACTGAAGTTCTGAAGCTGGCTTCCAAGTACAAAGACCTTCAGGAAAAGTATAACTTTCTAGCTTCATTAGTCAACAATCAGAGCATTATCATTGCACGCTTAGAAGAGCAGTGTCTACCAAGTGGGGCTCATCGACAAGCTGATCAG GCTTTACCCCATACACCATCGTCTGGTGGTGCTCCTGCTACTGATGTAAAGAGGAAACACAACCGTGACATTCATGGAGAAGAAAAAGATCTCACGACTGCTGGGAAAGAAATTCCTCAGATACAATCAGATACAGTTACCAAGACAACATCCAGTGCACCTGGTGTTACGGAACCAGAAGCCACCAAATCAATAG GGCCATGGCTGGACTGTTATGATGCTTTCATGGGAGAACAGAAGAGGAATGGTGTCTATCTCTTGAAACCGCGGAACAGCAACCAGATCATGCAAGCTTGGTGTGAGCAAGAGGTCAATGGAGGAGGCTGGACCGTCATACAAAGACGGCAAGATGGATCAATCAATTTCTTTACTACCTGGCATAATTACAAG AATGGATTTGGTAACTTGGACAGTGAATACTGGCTGGGTCTTGAGAACATTTTTTGGTTGACAAACCAGGATAGCTACAGACTCCTCATTCTCATGGAGGACTGGCAGGGCCGTCAGGTCAGTGCTGAATATGACCACTTCCGTGTGGAGCCAGAGAGCGATTTCTACAGGCTGAGGTTGGGTCAGTATCGGGGGACTGCTGGAGATTCCCTCTCCTGGCACAATGATAAGCAGTTCAGCACCCATGACAAAGACAGAGACTCGTACTCAG GTAACTGCGCCAATTTCCAGAAAGGAGGGTGGTGGTACAACATGTGCGCCCATTCTAACCTCAACGGCATGTGGTACCGCGGGGGCCACTACCGGAGCCGCTACCAGGATGGAGTATATTGGGCAGAGTTCCGTGGTGGAGCCTATTCTCTAAAGAAGGTCACCATGATGATAAAGCCCAGCAAATAA